The genomic segment CCGCTGTGTCCCCGTTTCAGCAACGTGCGGCAGCGGGCGGCCAGTTCTTCGAGGCCGAATGGCTTGCGCAGCACGTCGTCAGCACCGTCGTCAAGCAGTCCCACCACGGGGTCTGCACCGCTGCGGGCCGTGAGAACGATGACCGGGCAGCGCAGCTGTTCTGCGAGCCGCAGAGCGGAGCTGTGCTCCAGCAGCTCGGCACTGACGAGAAGGTCAGGGGACTGCTCCTGGCACACCTCCAGAGCCTCAGAGACCCTGCCCACAGCTGCAGTGAGGTGGCCGTCCTGGCGCAGGCGCTGGACCAGCACGGTGCGCAGTGTGGGGTGTGGCTCCACAACCAGAACTCTTGACGGTTCCTGCCCTGTTCCGGAATTCGGCAAGGACATGGTTGCCATGCTGATATCGCTGGCTTCCGCCGTGATGTCGCGAGGG from the Synechococcus sp. KORDI-100 genome contains:
- a CDS encoding response regulator transcription factor: MATMSLPNSGTGQEPSRVLVVEPHPTLRTVLVQRLRQDGHLTAAVGRVSEALEVCQEQSPDLLVSAELLEHSSALRLAEQLRCPVIVLTARSGADPVVGLLDDGADDVLRKPFGLEELAARCRTLLKRGHSGLQERVTVGPLEVHLLLRQVTLRDQPVELSPREFALLCALLMPPGLVRSRQELLRMAWPPFSGGPRSVDTQVLTLRRKLEQAGLGEGGGITTVRQRGYRFSLDNLPAS